Within the Flavobacterium sp. N502536 genome, the region AGAAACGTTAAAGAAATTGTTGTATAACATTCAAAAAAGCGAGGATTTAATTGTAAAAGCTTTGTACGATGATTTTAAAAAACCCGAATTTGAAGCGGTTTTAACCGAAACCAACTATGTGATTTCGGAGTTGAAAGATACCATCAGAAACATCCATAAGTGGGCAGGACGAAAACGCATTTTACCTTCCCTGCTTAATTTTCCTTCTACCGATTATATTTTTAAAGAACCTTACGGAAATGTGCTGGTGATTGCTCCCTGGAACTATCCGTTTCAATTGGCTTTATGCCCTTTAATTTCAGCCGTAGCAGCCGGAAACAGGGTTGTTTTGAAACCTTCAGAACTGACTCCTCATACTTCGGCCGTAATCGCCAAAATTATCGAAAAGACCTTCCACGTCAGTCATGTTGAAGTATTTGAAGGCGGTATTGAAGTATCCAACAAATTACTGGCGCAGCGCTGGGATTATATTTTCTTTACCGGAAGTGTTGCGGTGGGCAAAATTGTCGCCAAAGCCGCTGCCGAAAATTTAACTCCTGTAACTTTAGAACTAGGCGGAAAAAACCCTTGTATTGTCGATGAAACTGCCAATTTAAAACTGGCTGCCAAACGAATCGTCTGGGGAAAATTTATCAATGCCGGACAAACCTGCATTGCACCGGACTATATATTGGTTCAAAAAAACATGAAAGTCAATTTTATTTCTTTTTTAATAGAAGAAATTCTAAAGGCTTACGGTAAAAAAATAGAGAAATCTCCTGATTTCGCAAGAATCATCAATACCAAAAACTGGGTACGCCTGGACAGCATGATCGAACGTGAAAAGGTTGTTTTTGGAGGGGAAACAGATGCCGAAAACAACTACATCTCTCCTACCTTAATCGAAGAACCTGCTTTGGACAGTCCGGTCATGAAAGAAGAGATATTTGGCCCTATACTTCCGATCTTAACGTACGAAACCGAAGCTGATATTCATAATGTAGTCAGTCATTACGAAAAACCTCTTGCGTTTTATGTTTTCAGTGAGAATAAATATTTTGCCAAAAAACTAATTACCTCCCATTCTTTTGGAGGAGGCTGTATCAACGACACAGTAGTTCATTTCTCGAATAAAAGACTGCCTTTTGGAGGAGTTGGTCACAGCGGTATCGGTGCTTATCACGGCCAGCTGAGTTTTGATATTTTTTCGCACCACAAGGCTGTCGTAAAAAAAGCAAACTGGCTTGACCTGCCCATGCGTTATGCTCCTTACAAGGACAAACTAACGTCCCTGAAACGGTTACTGAACTGGCTATGATGATTAAAAACAATTTCGTAATGTTTAGTAGATTTTTATATGGAATTGATTAAAAATATTATATTTACGCCTCAAATAATCAACTAAATTTTCGGCGACATAAAATAATTCTACCCCAGTTAAAATGAAATCCACATCTGATCAGGTCAAAGACATTAAAAATCATGGTTATACCTTAGATTTTTCAACTGTTTTCAATCATGCTTTTGAAAATTATAAAAAAATAGCCGTTTACGCCGGATTAATGCTACTGGTTTTTTCGGTTCTTTTTGGAATTATCGCCTACATAATACTGCTTACCGCTTTTGGTATCGACAAAATAACAAATGCGAATTTTCTTAATATTCAGCCACAAAACCTGTCGCAAATTCAATTGCTTTATTATATTTTGGGAACCGCATTTGCATCGGCAATTATGAGTCCATTTACTGCCGGATTTTTAAAAATGGCCGATTGTGCAGAAAAAGATGAGGAGTTCAACGTCTCCACCATCTTTTACTATTACAAAACCAGTCATTTTTCACAAATTTTTGCGGCCACCTTCCTTATTTCATTGTTTAGTGTAATCATCACAACCGCTTTAGAGATTTTTAAATTAAATGCATTAGGTCTGGTGTTTTCATTGTTTATTTCCTTTTTCACGTTTTTAACCATTCCACTTATCGTATTTGGAAATTTAAAAGCAGTTGAGGCTGTCAAATCCAGTTGTATTGTAATCGCAAAACAACCTATGGTACTAATCGGACTAATCATTACGATTATTGGGGCTATATTGGTTGGATTCTGTGCGTTTTGTGTTGGAGTACTCTTCACCATTCCGTTCAGTTATTCTATGACATATGCTATTTATCGAGCCATTTTTAAGATTGATCAACAAGATCCTATTGACTCTATCGGTCAGTCTGATCTTTAAAAAATAGAAAATTCCATCAAAAAAGAGCCTAACCTACTCTGTTGAAATTTTCAAAAACTATTTACTAAACCAAACATACCCCCGAATTCTATGGTAGCAAACTATAGTCTCTTCAATTCGTTGATATCAGGAATTGCCCATTTTGGCAGTGCCCTGAAATCAATTATTACGAAGTGGTATGTACTCAATTCCGATATTATCTTTTACAACAACCCTAAGCTCATCATGTTAGGATTGTCTCTGTTTGCTTTTCTGGCGCTTCTGGTGTATCAATTTTTCCGGATCAAAGCCAGAATTGGTTACTTCATCGAAAAAAAACCGGAAGCCGAAACGTTAAACAAAGAATATCAACTTTACATATTATTCTTTGGTCTTGCGGTAATTGTAATCGAAATTATCAATGAAATCTTCAAAATAAGACCCAAAAGCTTACTCGTTGTCAATTTATGTATTGGTTTCTCCGTCCTTTTAGTTTACGTAATAATCGACAAAATTCAGTTTTTACGGGAGCAGGTCCAATCCATATTCATTTCATTCTTCTTTATTTACGTTTTTTACATTGGACACAATATCATTTACCACGAAGATGATATTATTCCTGTAATTGTTTTTCTAATTTCCTTCTACTTTTCCTATAGCATCTTAAAGCCCATAAAATTATACTGGCTTTATATCGGATTGGTTTTTGCCTTTCTTATTGCCACTATTATCTATCAATTAGTTCCAATAAAATCATCCATTTTATTACTTAATTATTGCATCCTGATCTTCATTCTTAATCAGGTTAAATATGCTGTTTTACTCAATAACAGTGATAATTTCAGATTCACCAATGAAATAGTACACAAAGGAAATTCGTTGACAATTGCTACGAACGAAAAAAATGAAGTGCTGTTTTGCAGTGAAACGATCACTTCAATCCTGGGCTATTTACCGGACGAAGTTATGGGACCCAAATTTTGGGATTTAACTACCGAAGCGGACTGTCCCGAAAACCTCAACAACATCAATCACGAAGAAGATAAACTCTACATCCGTAAATTAAAAAGCAAAAACGGGGAGTACAAATACATTCAGTGGAAAGACAAAAAATTTTCGCAGGGTTTAATCATTAGCATTGGTCAGGATGTTACCGAGCAGATTACCGTACGCGATCAGTACAAAAACCTGATTCAGACTGCCACCGATATTATTTTCGAAATCGATGCTGATGGTTATTTTACCTTTATCAATGATTTTGGATTTTCGATCTTAGGGTATAGCGAAAATGAAATCATTTCGCAGCATTACTCTAATTTCATCCATGAAAATTACCAGCGAAATGCCGTCGATTTTTATGAGAATCTGGAAGTAAATGAAAACAATTTTCCGACTATTGAAATTCCAATTTTAAAGAAAAACGGAAAAAAACTATGGATTTCACAAAAGATCATTGTTCGAAAAAATGACCTTGGACAAACCATTGGTTTTGCCGGAATCGCCCGTGATATTACCGAGATCAGAAATATAGAAAACGATAAAAGGAAACGTCTCAAAAAAATTGAATCTTATAACAATTCGACCAACAAATTATCGACTACGGATTTTAGCAAATACGATAATTTAAACACGGTTATCGATTATATCATCAAAGAGGCCGCAACCGTAACCAAAACCAATCGCGTAAGTTTCTGGAAGTACCATAAAGACCTAATCACCTGCAAAAACCTTTTTAGCAGCAACAGTCAGCATTGTAATGACAAAAACATTCTGGATAAAGAATCTTATCCTATTTACTTTGAAACCCTAAAAAGTAAAACCATCATAAATGCACCGGATGTTTTCAACAAACTGGAAACTTCTGAATTTCAAAAACTTTACTTCACCAAGAACCAGATCAAATCGATGCTGGACGTCCCTATTTTTCTAAACGGGCAACTGGCGGGTGTGGTTTGTTTTGAAAGTACTGACGAAAAAAGAGACTGGGACAACGAAGACATCAATTACGCCCGTACCATTTCGGATGTAATCTCATTGGCCATTTCGTCACAGATGCGTTTGGAGGCCGAAAGAAAACTAGAATTTAAGAGTCAGCTGTTGTCTGCGCTTTCGTTATGTACCGAGAAATTTTTGATGAGTAAATCGACTCAGGAAATGTTTCAGGAGACCTATAATTTAATTGGTAAAGCAGCCAAAGTAGATCATATGTACTACTACGAAAAAGATTTCACAACCAATACCGTAAGTCAGAAATACAAATGGTCGAGACAAGGCATTGAACATCAGATTACAAAATTGCAGCGGCTTACCAAAGATCACTTAAGCGAAATTTACGAGGCTGCTCAAAACAAAAAAATCGTCAACACGCTTACCCGTAAACTCGACGATACTTTTTTCAGGCAGTTACTGATCGCAAACGAAATTAAATCAATCCTGATTTTACCGTTGTACATCAACGATATTTTTACCGGTTTTATAGGTTTTGACGATTGTACCAAGGAAAGAAAATGGTCTGAAGAAGAAATTTATATCTTTCAGGTTCTGGCCAATAACATCTCATCGGCACTGGAAAGAAACCGAAACGAAACCAAAATTCTGGAAAGCGAAGAAAAGTTCAAGTTAATCGCCAACAACATTCCCGGCACCGTTTACTTGTCAAAATTTGATGCATTCTCTACCAAAATATTCCTGAATGATGAGATTTTGAACCTTACCGGTTACTCAAAATCTGAATTTATAGAAAACAACTTATCGTTTTTATCCCTTATTCATCCTGACGACAAAGACGAGGTGATCAACAATCAGATCGACAATTTACAAAAGGGAATGCCGCTGCACAATATCTATCGCATCCGACGTAAAACGGGCGAATACATTTGGGTGGAGGAATTTGGAGACGTTATTAAAAAAGGCGATGAAATCGAATTTGTGGGTGGAATTTACTTTGACATTACCAACAAAAAAGAGACTGAAGACGCCATAAAAGCCAAGCAACTGGCAGAAGCCGCGAATAAATCCAAGTCCGATTTTCTGGCCAATATGTCTCATGAAATCAGAACTCCTTTGAATGGAATTATTGGTTTTACCCATTTACTGATGAATACGGGTCTTGAAGAAATTCAGGAAAAATACATGACCACGATCAATCAATCGGCGCATTCGTTATTAGATATTATAAATGATATACTGGATTTCTCTAAAATCGAAGCGGGTAAACTCGAACTTTTTATCGATTTATACGACATTAAAAAAGTCCTCGGACAGGTTTTTGATTTAATCGTATACGAATCCAACCAAAAAAATCTGAGGTTAGAACTAAATGTCGCTCCCGACGTTCCGAAATACATCTGGACCGATATTGTGAGAATCAAGCAAATCTTAATCAATTTGCTTTCGAATGCTGTTAAATTCACCAACGAAGGCTCTATCAAGCTGAATGTTTCTGTTTTGGAAAAAAGCAAAAACAACAATTGTACGATCCGCTTTTCAGTCGTTGATACGGGAATTGGAATTCTCGAAAAAAACCAGAAGAAAATTTTCAAAGCTTTTTCACAGGAAGACAGCTCTACAACGAGAAAATTTGGAGGTACCGGTTTAGGACTGACCATTTCAAATCAATTGCTTGCTTTGATGGAAAGCCGTTTACAACTGGAAAGTAAAATCGATGAGGGAAGTAATTTTTATTTTGATCTGAATTTAAAAACCAGCAATCAGAGCATTAACGACAAATATAAGGCAGAACTTCAAAGCATCAACCTTGACCTGAGTTCTGAAAGCCTGAGTTCTAATCATAAAAACATTACCTTTTTGATTGTAGAAGACAACAAGGTGAATATGTTACTTTTAAAAACCATCATCAAAAACTTGTACAGCGGTGCATACATACACGAATGCGAAAATGGTTATGAAGCGGTGAGTCAGTTTGAAAGCATCAATCCTGATTTGGTTTTTATGGACATTCAGATGCCAATCATGAACGGTTACGAAACCACAAGAGCCATTAGAAACACCATTATCGGAAAAGATATCCCGATCATTGCGGTAACTGCAGGTGCTGAAAAAGAGGAACGTAATAAATGCCTCTCAGCGGGGATGGATGATTATATTTCAAAGCCCATAATGAAAGGCAGTGTAGAGGAAGCTTTAGTAAAATGGCTAAAATAATTTAGAACTAAATCGGACTATTACTGCGCGTTATTCCTAAAAAAAATATAAATTCGTACAACACAAATCCTAATCAACTAAAATTCAAATTACTATGAAATGGCAAGGTAGAAGACAAAGTGATAATGTTGAAGACAGACGATCCATTTCTGGCGGTAAAGTTGCCGTTGGCGGTGGAATTATTGGTATTATTATTTTACTGTTAAATGTTTTTGGCGGCGAAAATGCCCAGATGATCACCCCTATACTGGAACAAATGCAAGGCGGACAGCAATCCACCGAAGCGGCTGCTCCATTGAGCAAAGAAGATGAAGAACTAGGGCAATTTGTGAAAGTTAATCTTGCCGATAACGAAGACATTTGGGGTAAAATATTTGCAGAAAACGGCATGACTTACAAGAACCCAAAATTAGTACTTTTCAGAGGAGCTGTTAACACGGCATGCGGAGGCGCATCGTCGGCATCAGGGCCATTTTATTGCCCGGGTGACCAAAAGGTTTATATGGATTTAGGCTTCTTTGAGGAACTAAAAACTAAATTTGGTGCCAAGGGTGGTGATTTTGCTATTGCGTACGTTATTGCGCACGAAATTGGGCACCACATACAAACATTACTAGGAACCTCAGCAAAAATGCATCAGGCACAGGAAGGAAAGAGTCAGGCAGAAGCCAACAAGCTTTCGGTAGCCCTGGAATTACAGGCCGACTTTTATGCCGGAGTATGGGCACATTACAATCAGAAAAACTTAGACGCAGGTGATATTGAAGAAGCTTTAAGTGCTGCCAATGCGGTTGGAGACGATGCCATTCAGAGTAAAATGCAAGGACAAGTTGTCCCGGATTCCTTTACTCACGGTACCTCTGAACAAAGAATGTATTGGTTCAAAAAAGGTTTTTCTACAGGAGATATCAAACAAGGGAATACTTTTGATGAAATATAATATTCATAAACCAAATTATAACAACCAATTTAGCATGACTTAATCGTCATGCTTTTTTGTTGTTTTTAAATACAACTACTCTTTAAAGTAAAAACTCCCAAGTCGAAACGATTCTCTACATTTTTGTTTTTATTGGGGTCTATTACAAAATATTCAAATTATAAATTTGTATTCGACTCAGGAGAAAGCGGCACAACCTTGACCGTGCAGCTTTTTTTTACTAGACGATATCCTTCCAAAAACTAAATATCTGTTTAGTGGGGTAAAGATAGTAGCACGCTTCCTGCTATTTCATGATAAAAATCATGGAACACTATTTTTAATTGAATAATACCATACTGGATTGCCCTACAGTTGAAACCATAGACCACCATAGAAAAGAATAAAATTTCGGAGATTCCCACAATGGAACAAAGTGGAATTTATAAAAACTGGCGTTTTCAATTCAGCGCACAAAAAAAGCCTTGAATTTCTTCAAGGCTTTAAATTTCTGGGTGGCTGACCGGGTTCGAACCGGCGACCCGCGGCACCACAAACCGCTACTCTAACCAACTGAGCTACAACCACCATTTTTCTGCTTGTGCATTTCTGCTTAGCGAGTGCAAATATATAACTAATGTTGAGTTCTGCAAAGAAAAAAATGAAAAATTTACAGTAAATTTTCTAAACTATTGACTGCCAAACACCTTTCAACAGTAAAACCTTCGGCAAATTCTTTACCAACCAGCCTTCCTAAATCCTTCGCACGATAATCTAAACTTTCAAAGAAGTTTTTACTCGTAATTGGCGTTGCAGGCTCTTTCGAATTCGGATCGTAAAACTGCGTTTTGTATGCCGAAACAGCTTCTACCTTTTTCTTTTCAAAACCTGTAATATCCACTACAAAGTCAGGCACGATGTTTTTCCATTGAATATAATGGTACACCACCTTTGGTCTCCAGGCTTCCTGCCCTTCTCCATCTATCGAGGTTTCGATTTTTGACAATCCAGACAAAAAGCAGGCATCCGACACTAATTTACTTCCTTTACCATGATCAATATGACGGTCGTCAATTGCATTACACAATACAATCTCCGGTTTGTACTTCCGAATCATTTTAATGACTTCCAGCTGGTGCTTTTCGTCGTTTGTAAAAAAGCCATCACGCATGCCTAAGTTTTCACGAACCAGCACCCCTAATATTTTTGCCGCCTCTTTTGCCTCTGCATCTCTAATTTCAGCTGTACCACGGGTTCCCAATTCCCCACGCGTTAAATCGACGATACCTACTTTTTTACCCAGTGATATCTCTTTTAAAATGGTTCCCGCACAACCTAATTCTACATCATCCGGATGTGCCCCAAAGGCTAATATGTCTAGTTTCATTGTTTTTGTTTTTTGTTTTCTTTGTTTTAAGTTTCAAGTTTCAAGTTTTCTTTGTTTCAAGTTTCAAGTTTAGTCGCAGTCTCAGTAACTGAAAACTGCGACTGCGACTGAAAACTCATAATTTCTAACTCATAACTCTTAATACTCTTTTCATCGTCATCGATTTGTTTACGCTTTCCTCCCATTCCTTTTCAGGAACGCTTTCTTTGGTAATACCGCAACCCATATATAAAATGGCAGTATTCTCCTGAATTTGCATGCTTCGTAAATTTACATAGAAATCAGAACTTATATCTTCATGGGCAAAGCTGCTGTTTAACTCTCCCAGAAAACCGGTATAAAAAGTCCGGTCGTAATTTTCATTCTCTATAATAAATGCTTTTGCTTTTTTCTTTGGCAAACCACAAACTGCCGGCGTTGGATGCAGTGTATCGATCACTTCTTCCAAAGTCGAATTGTCATTTAATACTCCCGAAATATCTGTTTTAATATGCCAGATAGATCCTGCTTTCACGCTATAAGGTTCCGTTACCTCAACCGAAGAAGCTACTTCCCGCAATCTCTTGACAATAAAATCGGTTACATATTGCTGCTCGTCCTTTTCTTTTTGCTGCCATAAGATATCGGTTTCCAGCGTTGCTTTCTGTGTTCCGGCCAAAGCCACAGTTTCAAAAACATTGCCATTGGCTTTCAGCAATCGCTCAGGAGTTGCTCCCATCCAGAAACCAATCTTTGGATGAAAAAACACATACGATAAAGTCGTGGGATACAACTGAATCAAATGCTGAAAAGTAGCAACAAAATCAAATTCGGCTAAAGCTACTTTTTCGCTTCTGGACAGCACTACTTTTTTGAATTCATCGTTTTTAATCGCCTGAATTCCTTTTGAAACCAACGTTTCATATTGCAACCTGGCTTCACTATCAAGCTCTGAAGTTTCTATTTCTGTACTTTCAAAAAGAATTTCTTCCTGTACTGTTGTTAGAATTTCAGATTCATTTTCCGGAATCAGTATCAGTTGTTTTTCATCAAAAGAAGCAAAAACAAAACCTTTTTCTTTATAATCAGCAATTTTATGCAGCCTGTCATTTTGCTGCAAAAGCGCAAAAATAGTAGTGGAATTGGGTTTAGAATACATCACAAAAGGCAAACGCTTTTCGTACTGTACTTTAATTTTAGAAAAAAAATCATTCATATTTCTATACTGTTTTCTTTCTGTCCAAAACCATATTGGTCAGTTTGCAAAGCGAAATCAAATTTCCGGCCTCGTCGGTAATTTTAATCTCCCACAGATGAATACTTTTTCCTTTGTGAATGATTCGCGCTGTTCCGAAAACCCATCCTTCTCTGATACTTTTCAGGTGATTGGCCGAAATTTCTATTCCGCGTACTTCTTGTTCATTTGGATTGATAAAAAAGAAGGATGCCGCACTCCCTACACTTTCCGCCAGAGCAACCGAAGCACCGCCGTGTAACAAGCCCATTGGCTGGTGAACAGAAGGGTTTACAGGCATTTTTGCAGTTAAAAAATCAGCTCCTGCGTCAACATATTCTATTTTTAGCGTTTCCATCAATGTGTTTTTAGAAAACTCATTACAGTGTGCTAAAATCTGTTCTTTTGTATAATTCATTAAAATAGACTTTAAAATCGTAAAATTAAAGAAAAGATGAGATACAAATTCGAAAATCACATTCTAAAATTAAAATTCAACTTCAAACATGTAAGTTTTTTGCTATTTTTACAAAAACATTAATATTGATCTGTTGCAAAGATTTTTTTTATGCCACAGATTACACAGCTTATTACCGATTTTTTTTGCTTCAGGCAAAATCATTTAAATCCTTATAATCTGTGGCAAAAAAGCCAAACAAATGCGTCAATACTTTATACTTCTTATTCTCGGATTACTTATAACTTTCAGCTCTTGCCGAACTGATTTTGATACCGTTGCCAGTTCCGGAGATTTGAAGTTTTCAAAAGACACCGTTTATCTGGATACTGTTTTTAAAAATATTGGCTCTGCTACCTACCAGCTTAAGGTGTACAATAGAAGCAAAAATGACATTTCAATTCCGGTCATTCAGCTCAAAAACGGCTTAAATTCAAAATACCGAATGACGGTTGACGGGACGAGCGGAAACAATGGTAAAATCTTCAAGGACGTTACACTTTTAGCCAAAGACAGCTTGTATATTTTTGTAGAAACCACTGCAGATATTACAGATGCCAACCCAACCGACTTTTTATATACCGATAAAATTCAGTTTGACAGCGGTGCTAACCTTCAGGAAGTCGCTTTGGTCACGCTGATTCAGGATGCTGTTTTTCTTTATCCGAAGCAAAATCCCGACGGAAGCAAAGAGAAAATTAAAATTGAAGGCAAAGATGTAGATGGTTTTTATCTCGATGACAATGATCCTGTAAACGGAAATGAATTGCTTTTCACCAAACAAAAACCCTATGTTATCTACGGATATGCTGGAGTTCCCAAAAATAAAACCGTCACTTTCGAAGCAGGAGCACGTGTGTTTTTCCACGCCAATTCAGGACTTTTTATTGACGACAAAGCCTCTTTACACATTAACGGAACAACATCTGCAACTCCTAAATTAGAGAATGAAGTGGTATTTGAAGGCGATCGCTTAGAGTCACTTTACGACAATATTCCGGGGCAATGGAACTCGGTTATTTTTGCGAACGGAAGCACCAATCACACCATAAACCATCTTACTCTGAAAAATGCTGTTATTGGTTTAAATTTCAAAAATCCTGATGCTGCTTCGACTATTCAAATCAAAAATACTCAGATTTACAATTCTGCCGAATACGGAATACTAGCTCAAAATGCCCGCATAAACGGAGAAAACATCGTTATTAATTATGCCGGTCTGGCCAGTTTGTCCTGCGTATATGGCGGAAATTATAAGTTCACACATTGTACTTTCAACAACAGCTGGTCCAACAATTCACAATTTGCGGTTCAGCTCAGCAATAGCCTGGCCAATGCCGTACCGGAAACAAATCCGCTGACACAGGCAACTTTTAACAATTGTATCATTTACGGATCGGGCACTAATGAATTCAATCTGAGTAAAAATGCTGCGACAGCCTTTGTATATCAGCTCAACAATTGCTTAGTAAAATTCAGCAGTTCTACGACCAATCCCGATTATCAATTTAAAACAGATCCCGCGCACTACAACCAGATCATTCTAAACGAGAATCCAAAGTTCTTTAATGTAGCCAAGAACCTGTTCAACATTGACAATACTTCTGCCGCTTTCGCGAAAGGAAATCAGGCTTATAACGTTCCTCAGGATATTATTGGAAAAACCAGAACTTCTCCACCGGATTTAGGAGCTTATCAGAGTGCGGCATTTCCAAAATAAAGACTACTGAAAAAATTGCTCGCTAAGACGCAAAGTTTTTTTCCTCTTTACACATCTTCTTTTTGGTCTATAGTTCTTTCTTAAAAGTCTAAACTTTTTCTCTAACCCAACAAAACCAATGGGCTTGCCGCTGTGTGCTAAAAAGTCAAAAACGTAGCATACTCGCGCCTTCGCGGCTCTCTTTACAACCGTAAGAAAAATTATCTTAATTTAAACATCGCTTAACGCAACGTGTTTCATAAAGTAGTAAATTTGAGACAATTAATAAATTAAAACAGGAAACACTCATTTATTAAAAAACCAAATTTAACTACTGCTATTTATGAAAAAAATCTACTCGTATGTATTATTCTTTTTTATTACCGCATCATTTGCACAAATTCCATCCGGCTATTACAGCACCGCAACAGGCTCGGGTTACACTTTAAAAACACAATTGTACAACATCATAAAAGGACATACCAATAACGGTTATGCTGGCTTGTACACCACTTATCAAACTTCAGATATTGATAATTTTTACGAAAACGACGGGACAGTTTTAGACATGTACTCAGAAAACCCTGCCGGAACCGACCCTTACAATTATAGCATAGCATCCACACAGCGTTGTGGCAACTATGTCGTAGAAGGCGACTGCTACAACAGAGAACATATCATTCCCCAATCTGTTTTTAACGAACAGTCTCCAATGGTAGCCGATGCTCATTTTATCACCCCAACCGATGGAAAAGTAAACGGAGTCCGCTCCAATTTTCCACATGGCGTAGTGAATACACCAACTTATATTTCTAAAAATGGAGGAAAACTGGGAGCAAACTCCACTTCAGGATATACCGGAACTGTATTTGAGCCTATCAACGAATTCAAAGGCGATATTGCCCGAATGTATTTTTACTTTGCCACCCGTTATGAAAATACCGTTTCAGGCTATTCTTATCCTATGTTTGACGGTTCGAGCAACAAAATTTTTACAGCGACATTCTTAAAC harbors:
- a CDS encoding neutral zinc metallopeptidase, giving the protein MKWQGRRQSDNVEDRRSISGGKVAVGGGIIGIIILLLNVFGGENAQMITPILEQMQGGQQSTEAAAPLSKEDEELGQFVKVNLADNEDIWGKIFAENGMTYKNPKLVLFRGAVNTACGGASSASGPFYCPGDQKVYMDLGFFEELKTKFGAKGGDFAIAYVIAHEIGHHIQTLLGTSAKMHQAQEGKSQAEANKLSVALELQADFYAGVWAHYNQKNLDAGDIEEALSAANAVGDDAIQSKMQGQVVPDSFTHGTSEQRMYWFKKGFSTGDIKQGNTFDEI
- a CDS encoding aldehyde dehydrogenase, which codes for MDYKNDIAYRKETLKKLLYNIQKSEDLIVKALYDDFKKPEFEAVLTETNYVISELKDTIRNIHKWAGRKRILPSLLNFPSTDYIFKEPYGNVLVIAPWNYPFQLALCPLISAVAAGNRVVLKPSELTPHTSAVIAKIIEKTFHVSHVEVFEGGIEVSNKLLAQRWDYIFFTGSVAVGKIVAKAAAENLTPVTLELGGKNPCIVDETANLKLAAKRIVWGKFINAGQTCIAPDYILVQKNMKVNFISFLIEEILKAYGKKIEKSPDFARIINTKNWVRLDSMIEREKVVFGGETDAENNYISPTLIEEPALDSPVMKEEIFGPILPILTYETEADIHNVVSHYEKPLAFYVFSENKYFAKKLITSHSFGGGCINDTVVHFSNKRLPFGGVGHSGIGAYHGQLSFDIFSHHKAVVKKANWLDLPMRYAPYKDKLTSLKRLLNWL
- a CDS encoding PAS domain S-box protein, which produces MVANYSLFNSLISGIAHFGSALKSIITKWYVLNSDIIFYNNPKLIMLGLSLFAFLALLVYQFFRIKARIGYFIEKKPEAETLNKEYQLYILFFGLAVIVIEIINEIFKIRPKSLLVVNLCIGFSVLLVYVIIDKIQFLREQVQSIFISFFFIYVFYIGHNIIYHEDDIIPVIVFLISFYFSYSILKPIKLYWLYIGLVFAFLIATIIYQLVPIKSSILLLNYCILIFILNQVKYAVLLNNSDNFRFTNEIVHKGNSLTIATNEKNEVLFCSETITSILGYLPDEVMGPKFWDLTTEADCPENLNNINHEEDKLYIRKLKSKNGEYKYIQWKDKKFSQGLIISIGQDVTEQITVRDQYKNLIQTATDIIFEIDADGYFTFINDFGFSILGYSENEIISQHYSNFIHENYQRNAVDFYENLEVNENNFPTIEIPILKKNGKKLWISQKIIVRKNDLGQTIGFAGIARDITEIRNIENDKRKRLKKIESYNNSTNKLSTTDFSKYDNLNTVIDYIIKEAATVTKTNRVSFWKYHKDLITCKNLFSSNSQHCNDKNILDKESYPIYFETLKSKTIINAPDVFNKLETSEFQKLYFTKNQIKSMLDVPIFLNGQLAGVVCFESTDEKRDWDNEDINYARTISDVISLAISSQMRLEAERKLEFKSQLLSALSLCTEKFLMSKSTQEMFQETYNLIGKAAKVDHMYYYEKDFTTNTVSQKYKWSRQGIEHQITKLQRLTKDHLSEIYEAAQNKKIVNTLTRKLDDTFFRQLLIANEIKSILILPLYINDIFTGFIGFDDCTKERKWSEEEIYIFQVLANNISSALERNRNETKILESEEKFKLIANNIPGTVYLSKFDAFSTKIFLNDEILNLTGYSKSEFIENNLSFLSLIHPDDKDEVINNQIDNLQKGMPLHNIYRIRRKTGEYIWVEEFGDVIKKGDEIEFVGGIYFDITNKKETEDAIKAKQLAEAANKSKSDFLANMSHEIRTPLNGIIGFTHLLMNTGLEEIQEKYMTTINQSAHSLLDIINDILDFSKIEAGKLELFIDLYDIKKVLGQVFDLIVYESNQKNLRLELNVAPDVPKYIWTDIVRIKQILINLLSNAVKFTNEGSIKLNVSVLEKSKNNNCTIRFSVVDTGIGILEKNQKKIFKAFSQEDSSTTRKFGGTGLGLTISNQLLALMESRLQLESKIDEGSNFYFDLNLKTSNQSINDKYKAELQSINLDLSSESLSSNHKNITFLIVEDNKVNMLLLKTIIKNLYSGAYIHECENGYEAVSQFESINPDLVFMDIQMPIMNGYETTRAIRNTIIGKDIPIIAVTAGAEKEERNKCLSAGMDDYISKPIMKGSVEEALVKWLK
- the bshB1 gene encoding bacillithiol biosynthesis deacetylase BshB1 produces the protein MKLDILAFGAHPDDVELGCAGTILKEISLGKKVGIVDLTRGELGTRGTAEIRDAEAKEAAKILGVLVRENLGMRDGFFTNDEKHQLEVIKMIRKYKPEIVLCNAIDDRHIDHGKGSKLVSDACFLSGLSKIETSIDGEGQEAWRPKVVYHYIQWKNIVPDFVVDITGFEKKKVEAVSAYKTQFYDPNSKEPATPITSKNFFESLDYRAKDLGRLVGKEFAEGFTVERCLAVNSLENLL
- a CDS encoding chorismate-binding protein, yielding MNDFFSKIKVQYEKRLPFVMYSKPNSTTIFALLQQNDRLHKIADYKEKGFVFASFDEKQLILIPENESEILTTVQEEILFESTEIETSELDSEARLQYETLVSKGIQAIKNDEFKKVVLSRSEKVALAEFDFVATFQHLIQLYPTTLSYVFFHPKIGFWMGATPERLLKANGNVFETVALAGTQKATLETDILWQQKEKDEQQYVTDFIVKRLREVASSVEVTEPYSVKAGSIWHIKTDISGVLNDNSTLEEVIDTLHPTPAVCGLPKKKAKAFIIENENYDRTFYTGFLGELNSSFAHEDISSDFYVNLRSMQIQENTAILYMGCGITKESVPEKEWEESVNKSMTMKRVLRVMS